A window from Roseofilum casamattae BLCC-M143 encodes these proteins:
- a CDS encoding aspartate carbamoyltransferase catalytic subunit: MTFGRSHILSLADFTPDQYNIVLQTAASLSDVLSRPTKKAKKLPTLQGKVVTNLFFEPSTRTRSSFELAAKRLSADTLNFSPGSSSLSKGETILDTAKTYLAMGTDLMVIRHKEAGVPSAIAAELDRINANVGVVNAGDGQHEHPSQALLDLFTLCTLLDPEDPRLELLQGKKIAIVGDILHSRVARSNLWSLTATGTEVHLAAPPTLLPQIFSQYLQASSDWERPGKLFLHSSLEPALDNADFVMTLRLQTERMTQHLLPSAREYHQQFGITRDRLQRCQPHVKVLHPGPVNRGVEIDSDLMDDPQFSLISQQVSSGVAVRMALLYLMGST; this comes from the coding sequence ATGACTTTTGGACGCTCCCATATCCTTTCTCTGGCTGACTTTACCCCAGATCAATATAATATCGTTCTCCAGACAGCAGCGAGTTTATCAGACGTTCTGTCTCGACCGACCAAAAAGGCGAAGAAGCTTCCTACCTTGCAAGGGAAGGTGGTGACCAACCTCTTTTTTGAACCCTCGACGCGCACCCGCAGTAGCTTTGAACTAGCGGCCAAGCGCCTCAGTGCCGATACTCTCAATTTTTCTCCGGGGTCTTCGTCTCTGTCGAAAGGAGAAACCATTTTAGACACGGCGAAGACTTATTTGGCTATGGGAACCGATCTTATGGTAATTCGCCATAAGGAAGCTGGAGTTCCGAGCGCGATCGCTGCCGAACTCGATCGCATCAATGCCAATGTTGGCGTGGTCAATGCCGGAGACGGCCAGCACGAACATCCTTCCCAAGCCTTACTCGATCTCTTTACTCTCTGTACCTTACTCGATCCAGAAGATCCTCGCTTAGAACTTTTACAGGGAAAAAAAATTGCGATCGTCGGCGATATTCTCCATTCTCGCGTCGCTCGTTCTAATCTGTGGAGCTTAACCGCAACCGGAACCGAAGTTCATCTGGCCGCTCCCCCCACTCTGTTACCGCAAATTTTTTCTCAATACCTGCAAGCTAGCTCGGACTGGGAGAGACCGGGAAAACTCTTCCTCCATTCATCTCTCGAACCCGCTCTAGACAATGCTGATTTTGTCATGACTCTGCGCCTGCAAACAGAAAGAATGACCCAGCATTTATTGCCGAGCGCCCGAGAATACCATCAACAGTTTGGCATTACTCGCGATCGCCTGCAACGATGCCAACCCCACGTGAAAGTCCTCCATCCCGGCCCGGTAAACCGAGGCGTGGAGATCGACTCCGATCTAATGGACGATCCGCAGTTTAGTCTAATTTCACAACAAGTTAGCAGTGGAGTTGCGGTTAGAATGGCGTTGTTATATTTGATGGGCAGTACTTAA
- a CDS encoding Uma2 family endonuclease has product MTQAVTLPAKLPDHKELPENDGTFVKNFQEHPQSIILTDSIGAVLRGRHPDGQYAIGQDCGIYWRLTDPPQRGCEAPDWFYVPNVPPLLDGEYRRSYVLWQEHITPFIALEFASGDGTEERDNTALAAANGTEKSKPGKFWVYEQVMRIPYYGIFSMSMGTLEVYRLQDGSYQRLTANSRGHYEIPPLGVELGLWQGSYQNQEQRWLRWWDDSGNLLLTGEERAALAEERATLAEERAERAERSQRDAVARLTEMGLNAEQIATALNLSVAEVQAIADS; this is encoded by the coding sequence ATGACCCAAGCCGTAACTCTACCTGCGAAACTGCCCGACCATAAAGAACTACCGGAAAATGATGGAACCTTTGTGAAGAACTTTCAAGAACACCCGCAAAGCATTATCCTCACCGACTCCATCGGAGCGGTACTGCGCGGGCGGCATCCGGACGGACAATATGCGATCGGACAAGATTGTGGCATTTATTGGCGACTGACCGATCCCCCGCAACGAGGATGCGAAGCTCCAGATTGGTTTTATGTTCCCAACGTTCCCCCTCTGTTAGATGGGGAATATCGTCGTTCCTACGTTCTCTGGCAAGAACATATTACCCCCTTTATCGCCCTGGAATTCGCCAGCGGAGACGGGACAGAAGAAAGAGATAATACGGCTCTAGCTGCAGCCAATGGTACGGAAAAAAGCAAACCGGGGAAATTTTGGGTTTACGAACAAGTAATGCGTATTCCCTACTACGGAATCTTTTCCATGAGCATGGGAACGTTGGAAGTCTACCGGTTGCAGGATGGAAGCTATCAACGATTGACGGCCAATAGTCGCGGACATTACGAAATTCCGCCATTAGGTGTGGAGTTAGGACTGTGGCAAGGGAGTTATCAAAATCAAGAGCAACGTTGGCTGCGTTGGTGGGATGATTCGGGTAATTTATTGCTGACCGGGGAAGAGCGCGCTGCCTTGGCTGAGGAACGCGCTACCTTGGCTGAAGAACGAGCAGAAAGAGCCGAGCGATCGCAACGGGACGCCGTCGCTCGCCTCACTGAGATGGGACTTAACGCCGAGCAAATTGCCACAGCTTTGAACTTATCGGTGGCAGAAGTACAGGCGATCGCAGACAGTTGA
- the pbpC gene encoding penicillin-binding protein 1C produces the protein MQRYWRQFWYGKYRWIARVLFGAIVVAFVARSLPYLMPIRAADIAQTDGAIEFTDRYGLPLGTLLTRDRDRTAVVPLEQISPTFIQAIIAAEDKRYYHHGAIDVVAIARAVLEAMQAREIVSGASTITMQLARMLHPTPRTLPNKVGEIWTSWRLTAGMNKDEILAAYINRLPMGSNLYGVEAAARTYFGIGAIALNLAQATLLASLPNDPVDLDPYYEWEALKQRQRYVLDRMVEDKLITAIQGERTYREQVILRSRQEGIVAAPHFLFWVAQHLPTPAPAKVRATLDRRLQKFVSTQVEQIVTALAPQRANHAAALVVNNHTGEVLAYVGSPDYFESQEGQNDGVQALRQPGSTLKPFLYQFALEQGIIQPQSILADVPTTYAIPGAKLYRPVDYSETFLGPVRVRLALANSLNIPAVRVLEKVGVPIFLDYLRELGFVHLTYPPEHYGLGLTLGSGEVSLWELTAAYLRLARDGASVPLVTYVGAEPPALVSPNETTSWQLVRDMLGDRHARATAFGVNSVLDLPFPAAVKTGTSSDFRDTWTVGFSKDYTVATWVGNFDGTRMKQVSGVMGAAPLWNRIMQHLHQEREPEGFATPSGLVRHPICAVTGHLVGMEGINLDCPSATVLEYINLEESTADLSAKISDRAISNSELPPEYNEWLAHQPEQQRSGKLRIIFPENNDYFLLSQNALSPDGVGKSPFSPERIQFRVAGSLEEPIEWWLNGEKIGNGTSRSLFWPMEAGSWSLEVRRKNSEVGDRIAFQVREPEEPQSRRGFSIAH, from the coding sequence ATGCAGCGTTACTGGCGTCAATTCTGGTACGGGAAATATCGCTGGATTGCACGAGTTCTCTTCGGGGCGATCGTTGTTGCGTTCGTGGCGCGATCGCTTCCTTATCTAATGCCGATTCGAGCGGCCGATATTGCGCAAACGGATGGCGCGATTGAGTTTACGGATCGCTATGGCTTGCCTCTGGGCACTTTATTGACACGCGATCGCGATCGCACTGCGGTTGTCCCGCTCGAGCAAATATCTCCTACGTTTATTCAAGCAATTATTGCGGCTGAAGATAAGCGTTATTATCATCATGGCGCGATCGATGTCGTTGCGATCGCTCGTGCGGTTTTGGAAGCCATGCAAGCGCGCGAAATTGTCAGCGGTGCGTCCACGATTACCATGCAACTGGCGCGGATGCTCCATCCTACGCCTCGCACGTTACCGAATAAAGTGGGGGAAATTTGGACATCCTGGCGCTTAACAGCGGGAATGAATAAAGACGAGATTCTTGCGGCTTATATTAATCGATTGCCCATGGGTAGCAATTTGTACGGGGTGGAAGCGGCGGCTCGGACTTATTTTGGGATTGGGGCGATCGCTCTGAACCTGGCTCAGGCAACACTACTCGCCTCCCTGCCGAACGATCCGGTGGATCTCGATCCCTATTACGAATGGGAGGCACTGAAGCAGCGGCAACGGTACGTGCTCGATCGCATGGTTGAAGATAAATTAATTACTGCAATACAAGGGGAACGCACGTATCGAGAACAGGTGATTTTGCGATCGCGCCAAGAAGGCATTGTTGCTGCACCCCACTTCCTTTTCTGGGTTGCCCAACACCTGCCAACTCCAGCACCAGCAAAGGTTCGCGCCACTCTCGATCGCCGCTTGCAAAAATTTGTCAGCACTCAAGTCGAACAAATTGTCACCGCGCTAGCCCCCCAGCGAGCCAACCATGCTGCCGCCCTAGTTGTCAATAATCATACTGGAGAAGTCCTCGCCTACGTGGGGTCGCCCGACTATTTCGAGAGTCAAGAGGGGCAAAATGACGGCGTACAAGCCTTGCGCCAGCCCGGATCGACTTTAAAGCCATTTTTGTATCAATTCGCCCTAGAACAAGGCATTATTCAACCGCAGAGCATCTTAGCAGACGTGCCCACCACCTATGCGATTCCCGGCGCCAAACTCTATCGTCCGGTGGACTATAGCGAAACCTTTTTAGGGCCGGTGCGGGTGCGCTTGGCATTAGCCAATTCTCTCAATATCCCTGCCGTACGCGTCTTAGAGAAAGTTGGCGTACCGATTTTTCTCGACTACTTGCGCGAGTTAGGTTTCGTTCATCTCACTTATCCTCCCGAACATTACGGTTTGGGGTTAACCTTAGGCAGTGGAGAGGTGAGTTTATGGGAATTGACAGCGGCGTATTTGCGATTGGCACGGGATGGAGCGTCCGTTCCGCTGGTGACTTATGTGGGTGCAGAACCCCCCGCGCTAGTTTCCCCAAATGAGACAACTTCTTGGCAACTGGTGCGGGATATGCTCGGCGATCGCCACGCTCGCGCCACTGCTTTTGGAGTAAACTCCGTCTTAGACTTACCATTTCCCGCAGCCGTGAAAACGGGAACCTCGTCTGACTTTCGCGATACCTGGACGGTTGGCTTTAGCAAGGATTATACCGTGGCAACCTGGGTGGGAAACTTTGATGGCACGCGAATGAAGCAAGTTTCTGGAGTGATGGGAGCGGCGCCATTGTGGAATCGGATTATGCAACATTTACACCAAGAGAGAGAACCGGAAGGTTTTGCGACTCCATCGGGTTTAGTTCGGCATCCCATTTGTGCGGTTACCGGGCATTTAGTTGGTATGGAGGGGATAAACTTGGATTGTCCTTCAGCAACGGTTCTCGAATATATCAATTTGGAAGAAAGTACGGCCGATCTCAGTGCCAAGATAAGCGATCGCGCGATATCCAATTCCGAGCTGCCTCCAGAATATAATGAGTGGCTCGCGCACCAACCGGAGCAACAACGGAGCGGGAAGTTAAGAATTATTTTTCCAGAGAATAATGACTATTTTCTCTTATCCCAAAATGCTTTATCTCCCGATGGTGTCGGTAAATCCCCATTTTCTCCAGAGCGCATTCAGTTCCGAGTAGCGGGAAGTCTGGAAGAACCAATTGAATGGTGGTTGAATGGGGAGAAGATCGGAAACGGAACGTCGCGATCGCTCTTTTGGCCGATGGAAGCTGGCAGTTGGAGTTTAGAAGTTAGAAGGAAAAATAGCGAAGTTGGCGATCGTATTGCGTTCCAAGTTCGGGAGCCTGAGGAACCTCAAAGTCGCCGAGGATTTTCTATTGCTCATTGA
- a CDS encoding Uma2 family endonuclease: protein MTGIINQTLTLNEFLELPETEPASEYTNGHIVQKPMPKGKHSRLQLQLCNRINLIAESAQIAYAFPELRCSFDLRSVVPDIAVFLWSRIPFDEDGEVPNDFFLVPDWTIEILSPEQRSTRVIDNILYCLEHGCQLGWLIDPTDRSILVFRPQLQPLILRDGDRLSVPEFIDLDVTVDEIFSWLKMSR from the coding sequence GTGACCGGTATCATTAATCAAACTTTGACGCTGAACGAGTTTCTGGAGCTACCAGAAACCGAACCGGCCAGCGAATACACGAACGGTCATATCGTCCAAAAACCAATGCCAAAAGGAAAGCATAGTCGATTACAACTCCAACTTTGTAATCGCATCAATCTTATCGCCGAATCCGCACAAATTGCTTATGCTTTTCCCGAACTACGCTGTAGCTTTGACCTTCGTTCTGTCGTACCGGATATTGCTGTTTTTTTATGGTCGCGAATTCCATTTGATGAGGACGGTGAAGTTCCCAATGACTTTTTCTTAGTCCCGGATTGGACAATTGAAATTCTCTCCCCCGAACAACGTTCAACTCGCGTCATTGACAATATTCTCTATTGCTTGGAGCATGGTTGCCAACTTGGCTGGTTAATCGATCCAACCGATCGCTCGATTTTGGTGTTTCGTCCGCAATTGCAACCACTGATATTACGAGATGGCGATCGCCTATCCGTTCCAGAGTTTATCGACTTAGACGTAACTGTTGACGAGATTTTTAGTTGGTTGAAAATGAGCCGATAG
- a CDS encoding Na+/H+ antiporter, which produces MAFIATIAEEPSAIAANLEQFLLVLSVSLSVATLPQIIPWFRQIPYTLLLVIVGLGLALVDVRLVNLSPELILSIFLPPLLFEAAWNLKWSELRQNIIPVSLFAAIGVVISVVGIGIGVHQFAGLSLSIALLLGASLSATDPVSVVALFRELGAPKRLSVVMEGESLFNDGVAVVAFSLLVGIPLGIEQFDLQVSILRFISFVGLGLGVGGLVGFGISYLTQRFDLPLVEQSLTLISAYGTYIIVEEFGGSGVIGVVTVGLILGNFGSRIGMNPRTRVIVSEFWEFLAFFINSIVFLLIGDQIHFASLVENFDEILIAIAATVITRAIAIYGLGSLSNLITPVKIGLPEQTVLWWGGLRGSVSIALALSLPTVLPEREQISAIVFGVVLFTLLVQGLTIKPLLQNLNLLGDEPLRRQYLEAVARRVALNRVMERLESGKQRPEIEPEYYRYQAALVQGQLNQLESEITELRQRHPETREYAIEQLREELLAIEADTYADFIKSGQLNSELSPYLTDVLSSDE; this is translated from the coding sequence ATGGCGTTCATCGCAACAATAGCAGAAGAACCGAGTGCGATCGCAGCAAACCTAGAGCAATTTCTCCTCGTCCTCTCCGTATCCCTCAGCGTCGCGACTCTACCGCAAATTATTCCCTGGTTTCGCCAAATTCCCTATACGCTCCTACTGGTTATCGTCGGCCTGGGATTAGCCTTAGTAGACGTGCGCCTGGTTAACCTCTCACCAGAACTTATTCTCTCCATCTTCCTGCCTCCCCTGCTCTTTGAAGCGGCCTGGAACTTGAAATGGTCGGAGTTGAGGCAAAACATTATCCCCGTTAGTCTCTTTGCTGCCATTGGCGTTGTTATTTCCGTCGTCGGTATTGGCATTGGCGTCCATCAGTTTGCCGGACTTTCCCTGTCTATTGCCTTGCTCCTCGGCGCCAGTCTCTCTGCCACCGATCCCGTTTCTGTCGTCGCCTTGTTTCGCGAGTTGGGTGCACCCAAACGCTTGAGCGTGGTGATGGAAGGAGAAAGTTTATTCAATGATGGCGTTGCTGTGGTTGCCTTTAGTTTGCTCGTGGGTATTCCCCTCGGCATCGAACAGTTTGACCTGCAAGTGAGCATTCTCCGATTTATTTCCTTCGTCGGTTTGGGACTGGGAGTTGGCGGACTCGTTGGCTTTGGTATTTCCTATTTAACGCAACGCTTCGATCTTCCTCTGGTGGAACAATCTCTAACGCTGATTTCTGCCTACGGAACTTATATTATTGTAGAAGAATTCGGAGGATCGGGCGTAATTGGCGTGGTGACTGTCGGCCTGATTTTAGGTAACTTTGGTTCCCGGATTGGCATGAATCCCCGCACCCGAGTCATCGTCAGCGAGTTTTGGGAATTTCTCGCCTTTTTTATTAATTCTATTGTCTTTTTGCTGATTGGCGATCAGATTCACTTTGCTAGCTTAGTTGAAAACTTTGATGAAATTTTAATTGCGATCGCGGCGACGGTTATCACTCGGGCCATTGCCATTTACGGACTTGGTAGTTTGAGCAATCTCATAACTCCAGTGAAGATAGGTTTGCCGGAACAAACCGTTCTCTGGTGGGGAGGGTTGCGCGGCTCGGTTTCCATTGCTCTGGCGTTAAGTTTGCCTACGGTTTTGCCGGAGCGAGAACAAATTAGTGCGATTGTTTTTGGCGTGGTTTTATTTACCTTACTCGTGCAAGGATTAACGATTAAACCGTTACTGCAAAATCTAAATCTTTTAGGAGATGAACCTCTACGACGGCAATATCTAGAAGCGGTGGCTCGCCGAGTTGCCCTCAACCGAGTTATGGAGCGCTTGGAGTCTGGCAAACAACGTCCGGAAATTGAGCCGGAATACTATCGCTATCAAGCAGCATTAGTGCAGGGACAACTCAATCAATTAGAAAGCGAGATTACAGAACTGCGGCAACGACATCCGGAAACCAGGGAATATGCGATCGAACAATTGCGCGAAGAGTTATTGGCGATCGAGGCCGATACTTATGCTGATTTTATCAAATCGGGACAGTTAAATTCCGAACTTTCGCCTTATTTAACTGATGTGCTTAGTTCTGATGAGTAG
- a CDS encoding phage holin family protein encodes MIGFFLTWALAALSLAITAYLVPGLAIASWQAAAIGAVVMGLVNAIIKPILTLLTLPLTVLTLGLFLLVVNAISLGLVGYFTPGFTINGFLPAILGSIVLSLVSWVIDQFVGGNE; translated from the coding sequence ATGATTGGATTTTTTCTGACTTGGGCGTTAGCAGCTCTGTCTTTAGCAATTACTGCATACCTGGTTCCCGGTTTGGCGATCGCCAGTTGGCAAGCTGCTGCCATTGGCGCAGTCGTGATGGGATTGGTCAATGCCATTATTAAACCCATTCTTACCTTGCTCACCCTACCGCTAACAGTCTTGACCTTAGGCTTATTTTTATTAGTGGTGAACGCAATTTCTTTAGGTTTGGTGGGTTATTTCACCCCCGGATTTACCATCAACGGTTTTTTACCCGCGATCCTCGGTTCGATTGTTTTATCCCTCGTTTCTTGGGTTATCGACCAATTTGTTGGCGGTAATGAATAA